One Desulfonatronovibrio hydrogenovorans DSM 9292 DNA segment encodes these proteins:
- the radA gene encoding DNA repair protein RadA, whose product MKGKITYFCTICKAPSPRWQGQCPRCGEWNTLEPGRSRQDRPGQDPSSGAQPVDIKSVDTAFADSISTSMSELDDLLGGGIVPGSVILLGGEPGIGKSTLLLQLCAAMAGKDSPSLYVSGEESLPQIRSRAQRLGLLENKIQAVSTNSLEDVLNTFTSDLNFRLMVIDSVQTLVSPDLDSIPGTPSQIRAVSSMLIQKAKETDTCIILVGHVTKEGQIAGPKMLEHMVDTVLYLEGDKEHLFRILRVVKNRFGPANELVMFEMTGTGLNIVNDPSTFFLQARDPALSGSAVVMAVDGQKPFAVEVQALASSSFLAIPRRTALGFDLNRLHLLLAVMEKKLNLNLAQSDIYGKIGGGLRLGDPGMDLGLVAAVLSSFHNQSLPERSVFWGEIDLNGQVRPVLAQDLRMKQALKLGYKPVFCPKSPNCRTGLATIMELQDLLFN is encoded by the coding sequence ATGAAAGGCAAAATCACTTACTTCTGCACAATATGCAAGGCCCCTTCTCCCCGCTGGCAGGGCCAGTGCCCAAGATGTGGTGAATGGAACACTCTGGAGCCGGGTCGATCCCGGCAGGACAGACCTGGTCAAGACCCGTCTTCAGGAGCTCAGCCGGTAGACATCAAGTCAGTGGATACTGCTTTTGCTGACTCCATCAGCACCTCAATGTCCGAACTGGATGACCTCCTGGGCGGGGGCATAGTTCCAGGTTCGGTTATCCTTCTTGGGGGAGAACCCGGGATAGGAAAATCAACCCTCCTGCTCCAGCTTTGCGCCGCCATGGCAGGAAAAGACAGCCCTTCCCTTTATGTCAGCGGTGAGGAATCTCTGCCCCAGATCAGGTCCAGAGCTCAACGGCTGGGCCTTCTGGAAAATAAGATCCAGGCTGTTTCCACAAATTCTCTGGAAGACGTCCTGAACACCTTTACCTCTGATCTGAACTTCAGGCTCATGGTCATTGACTCGGTTCAAACCCTGGTCAGTCCAGACCTTGATTCCATTCCAGGCACCCCTTCCCAGATCAGGGCTGTATCATCAATGCTCATCCAGAAAGCCAAGGAGACGGATACCTGTATAATCCTTGTGGGCCACGTGACCAAAGAAGGGCAGATAGCCGGTCCCAAAATGCTGGAACATATGGTTGACACCGTCCTTTACCTTGAAGGAGACAAAGAGCATCTGTTCAGGATACTGCGGGTGGTCAAGAACAGATTCGGACCGGCCAATGAACTGGTCATGTTTGAAATGACCGGTACAGGACTGAATATAGTCAATGATCCATCAACTTTTTTCCTTCAGGCCAGGGACCCTGCTTTGAGCGGTTCGGCCGTGGTCATGGCCGTGGACGGACAAAAACCCTTTGCCGTGGAAGTCCAGGCCCTGGCCAGCTCGAGTTTTCTGGCCATCCCTCGAAGGACCGCCCTGGGATTCGACCTGAATAGACTGCATCTCCTCCTGGCGGTGATGGAAAAAAAACTTAATCTTAATCTGGCCCAGTCAGACATCTATGGAAAAATTGGCGGAGGTCTGAGGCTCGGAGACCCTGGCATGGATCTGGGGCTGGTGGCAGCTGTTTTGTCTTCCTTTCACAACCAGAGTCTGCCTGAACGCTCTGTTTTCTGGGGGGAAATCGACCTCAATGGTCAGGTCAGGCCGGTCCTGGCCCAGGATCTGAGGATGAAGCAGGCTCTAAAGCTGGGCTACAAACCCGTATTCTGCCCCAAGTCCCCCAATTGCAGGACAGGGCTGGCCACCATCATGGAACTGCAGGATCTTCTTTTTAACTGA
- a CDS encoding DUF3426 domain-containing protein gives MIVQCPNCNTKYNFDDSSLSDSVKVRCTRCKHVFKVSPLDDKDDSQFQDTDADFSLGTKKSRKKKEAEETPQWDPNDLNVDLVPPVNKKLERRKAIRSGLISLAVIALIGLGLYYVLPRMDNSLSISFLDSQPPKEEETDKEFTEEDVKDISLDNIRQYFVSNDKIGQLFVIEGQAVNNFDVPKSMIKLRATLYNAQGNQEVSKDFLCGNVASLFQLQVSSQEELESTLQARLGILTTNKFIEPGGYTPFMVVFYNPPEEVQEFGLEVIEAHDPAP, from the coding sequence ATGATAGTCCAGTGTCCCAACTGCAATACCAAGTACAATTTCGACGATTCCAGTCTCAGTGACTCAGTCAAGGTTCGCTGCACAAGATGTAAACATGTGTTCAAGGTGTCACCCCTTGATGATAAAGATGATTCCCAGTTCCAGGACACTGATGCTGATTTTTCTCTGGGGACCAAAAAAAGCAGGAAAAAGAAAGAGGCTGAAGAAACCCCCCAATGGGACCCCAATGACCTGAACGTGGATCTTGTCCCCCCGGTCAACAAAAAACTGGAACGGCGCAAAGCCATCAGGTCAGGGCTGATTTCTCTGGCTGTCATTGCCCTCATCGGACTTGGGCTGTATTATGTCTTGCCCAGGATGGACAACAGCCTGAGCATATCTTTTCTGGACAGTCAGCCCCCCAAGGAGGAAGAGACTGATAAGGAGTTTACAGAAGAAGACGTCAAGGACATCTCCCTGGACAACATTCGCCAGTACTTTGTCAGCAATGACAAGATCGGGCAGCTCTTTGTCATCGAGGGACAGGCTGTGAACAATTTTGATGTGCCCAAATCCATGATAAAACTGCGGGCCACCCTTTACAATGCCCAAGGGAACCAGGAGGTCAGCAAAGACTTCCTGTGCGGCAATGTGGCTTCCCTGTTTCAGCTCCAGGTCTCTTCCCAGGAAGAGCTTGAATCAACCCTCCAAGCCAGGCTTGGCATTCTTACCACCAATAAATTCATCGAGCCCGGGGGCTACACTCCCTTTATGGTGGTATTCTATAACCCGCCCGAAGAAGTCCAGGAGTTCGGCCTGGAAGTAATTGAGGCCCATGACCCTGCTCCCTGA
- the hpt gene encoding hypoxanthine phosphoribosyltransferase, whose amino-acid sequence MHLKEVFGQDVIRKRIEEMAKDISSDFQDKPLVTVCVLKGAFIFYADLVRSMSIDPEMDFVRMSSYGDQTSSSGKVIFSKDMEIPIKGKHVLIVEDIVDTGRSVSYLRRVLEARGPQSISVCALIDKHERREVDVKVDYAGFALQRGFIVGYGLDYAEKYRNLPGVFEIVPD is encoded by the coding sequence ATGCATCTAAAGGAAGTTTTCGGACAAGATGTCATCCGGAAGAGAATAGAGGAAATGGCCAAAGACATTTCTTCTGACTTCCAGGACAAACCTCTGGTAACGGTATGCGTGCTTAAGGGTGCTTTTATTTTCTATGCCGATCTGGTCCGGTCCATGTCCATTGATCCTGAAATGGACTTTGTCCGGATGTCCAGCTATGGTGATCAGACTTCCTCTTCGGGCAAGGTGATTTTTTCCAAGGATATGGAAATCCCCATCAAGGGAAAACATGTCCTGATCGTTGAGGATATTGTGGATACGGGACGTTCGGTGTCGTATCTCAGAAGGGTCCTTGAAGCCCGTGGTCCCCAGTCCATCAGTGTCTGCGCCCTTATCGACAAACACGAACGACGGGAAGTGGACGTGAAAGTCGACTATGCGGGTTTTGCCTTGCAAAGGGGATTTATTGTGGGTTACGGGCTAGACTATGCAGAAAAATACAGGAATCTACCTGGTGTTTTTGAAATAGTTCCTGACTAG
- a CDS encoding N-acetyltransferase: MDKYFLRKARISDVKSIHTILMDCSKQGLLLPRSYSDLYGHLRDYYVIARDHGPDVLGCCALSIVWESLAEIRSLAIVSELRGMGWGRKLVESCLSEAITLGIYKVFTLTYQSAFFSRLGFVEISKDVLPQKVWADCLRCPKFPDCDETAMLMEM; the protein is encoded by the coding sequence TTGGATAAATATTTTCTGCGCAAGGCGCGAATCAGCGATGTCAAGTCCATTCACACCATCTTGATGGACTGCTCAAAACAAGGGCTGCTCCTGCCCCGATCTTACAGCGACTTGTACGGGCATTTACGGGATTACTATGTCATTGCCAGGGATCATGGCCCGGATGTCCTGGGCTGCTGCGCCCTGAGCATTGTTTGGGAGAGTCTGGCAGAAATCAGGTCCCTGGCTATTGTTTCGGAACTAAGAGGAATGGGCTGGGGCCGAAAGCTGGTTGAGTCCTGTCTGAGCGAGGCCATAACCCTTGGCATATACAAAGTATTCACCCTGACTTACCAGTCAGCCTTTTTTTCCAGACTGGGTTTTGTTGAGATCTCCAAGGACGTTCTGCCTCAGAAGGTCTGGGCTGACTGCCTGCGCTGCCCTAAGTTTCCCGATTGCGACGAAACAGCCATGCTCATGGAAATGTAA
- a CDS encoding TlpA family protein disulfide reductase has product MKNLFFTLTLFLLFIMPVQPVQAQDIPTVNPQDIEEVIRQEQGRVLLLNFWATWCAPCRAEIRELVKIREAYSPDDLSIIGLSLDFDPGMIPAFMERMDMNYPVMHATDQVMSSMEIDSIPYTQIFKRDGNLAHEFFELVETEILLEIIDELTRE; this is encoded by the coding sequence ATGAAAAACCTTTTTTTTACTTTAACCCTTTTTCTTTTATTTATCATGCCTGTCCAGCCGGTTCAGGCCCAGGACATACCAACGGTCAACCCCCAGGACATTGAAGAGGTCATCCGCCAGGAACAGGGCCGGGTCCTGCTATTGAACTTCTGGGCTACATGGTGTGCGCCGTGCAGAGCGGAAATCCGGGAGCTGGTCAAAATCAGAGAGGCATATTCCCCTGATGACCTGTCCATAATTGGTCTGTCCCTGGATTTTGACCCCGGGATGATCCCTGCCTTCATGGAAAGAATGGACATGAACTATCCGGTTATGCATGCCACTGATCAGGTCATGAGCAGCATGGAGATAGACAGCATCCCCTACACCCAGATATTCAAACGCGATGGGAATCTGGCTCATGAGTTTTTTGAACTTGTTGAAACTGAAATTCTGCTGGAAATAATTGACGAGCTGACCCGGGAATAA
- a CDS encoding homocysteine S-methyltransferase family protein translates to MRFSQLLNNDRIIIFDGGMGTLLQSRGLKPGQSPEDLGLARPEIIREIHSLYISAGSRIITANTFGGTRYKLRPDVDPLDFNRKMAEIAVLAAEGRAIVAGSVGPTGKILAPLGDISFPELLTAFKEQIKGLALGGADLILAETHFDLAEARAVVIAAREVCDLPVAVSMTFEKGQSLTGTPPSVFLDTMQNLGVDIIAINCSSGPEDFIPLVKSMLPRLETPLLIQPNAGLPVLENGQTVFKLGPEDFAQRLFPFLKMGVKFLGGCCGTTPDHIKALSSMVRDYLWHKPEPEDNPCIILTSRSRSVPFGFSHDPVLVGERINPTGKNDLIKQLQGFELTRALELAEEQMEQGAQVLDVNVGAPMVDEPALLPALTRELVSKFDFPLCIDSSSIQAIKNALLEYPGSPLVNSISGEQDKMDLLGPLCRDMGAPFILLPLEGNKLPATAGQRIKIINRLLEKALDLNIPKRLILVDALALTLSSHGGAAKDCLTVIRHCRDELGLGTIMGLSNISFGLPARELVNSTFLAMCLCSGMSSLIANPGSARLMETLSAARVVLGHDPMAQDFIQNYSSWKPSGVLNRASAREKSVFASSLQEAVIKGKKESIVRLIKDEIKNGRGPFEIVSQEMIPAINIVGEKYEKREYFLPQLILSAETMKTGFEFLKPMLKKNEEDQGPTVVMATVEGDIHDIGKNIVSLMLRNYGFNVVDLGKDVQAGEIVDTAERLKAKVIGLSALMTTTMVKMEETIALVRQKSLNCRVMVGGAVVTQAFADRIRADGYAEDAVAAVKLAQQLSRPGQGES, encoded by the coding sequence ATGCGCTTTTCACAACTGCTGAACAATGACCGGATAATCATCTTTGATGGAGGCATGGGGACCCTTCTCCAATCCAGAGGACTCAAACCCGGCCAGTCTCCTGAAGATTTGGGCCTGGCTCGCCCTGAAATCATCAGGGAGATCCACAGCCTGTACATCTCGGCAGGCTCCAGAATAATCACTGCCAACACCTTCGGCGGCACCAGGTACAAATTGCGTCCAGACGTGGACCCATTGGACTTCAACAGAAAAATGGCAGAAATTGCTGTCCTGGCTGCTGAAGGCCGGGCTATTGTAGCCGGGAGTGTTGGTCCGACCGGGAAAATACTGGCCCCCCTGGGAGATATTTCCTTTCCAGAACTACTGACTGCCTTTAAGGAACAAATCAAGGGACTGGCTTTGGGCGGGGCAGACCTTATCCTGGCCGAGACTCACTTTGACCTGGCCGAAGCCAGGGCAGTGGTCATCGCTGCCAGAGAAGTATGCGATCTCCCTGTAGCTGTATCCATGACTTTTGAAAAGGGACAGAGCCTGACCGGGACTCCCCCTTCAGTATTTCTCGACACAATGCAGAATCTTGGCGTGGACATCATAGCCATTAACTGCAGTTCAGGTCCTGAAGACTTCATTCCCCTGGTCAAATCCATGCTGCCCCGGCTGGAAACCCCGTTGCTGATCCAACCCAATGCCGGCCTGCCGGTCCTGGAAAACGGGCAGACCGTGTTCAAGCTGGGCCCTGAAGATTTTGCTCAGAGACTTTTTCCTTTTCTCAAGATGGGGGTCAAGTTTCTGGGAGGATGCTGCGGCACCACCCCGGACCACATCAAGGCTTTGTCATCCATGGTCCGGGACTACCTATGGCACAAACCCGAGCCTGAGGACAATCCCTGTATCATTCTAACTTCCAGAAGCAGGAGTGTTCCCTTTGGATTCAGCCATGATCCGGTCCTGGTGGGCGAAAGGATAAATCCAACCGGAAAAAATGATTTGATAAAGCAGCTCCAGGGTTTTGAACTGACAAGGGCTTTGGAGCTGGCAGAAGAACAGATGGAGCAGGGCGCTCAGGTCCTGGATGTGAATGTGGGTGCTCCCATGGTGGATGAGCCTGCGCTTCTCCCGGCCTTGACCAGGGAACTGGTCTCAAAGTTCGACTTTCCTTTATGTATTGATTCCAGCAGTATCCAGGCCATAAAAAACGCCCTGCTGGAATATCCTGGAAGTCCCCTGGTCAATTCCATAAGCGGAGAGCAGGACAAGATGGATTTACTGGGACCTTTATGCCGGGACATGGGCGCGCCCTTTATCCTGCTGCCTCTGGAAGGAAATAAACTTCCTGCCACTGCTGGCCAGCGGATCAAAATAATCAACAGACTCCTTGAAAAGGCCCTGGACCTGAACATCCCCAAACGTTTGATCCTGGTTGATGCACTGGCCCTGACCCTGTCCTCCCATGGCGGTGCAGCCAAGGACTGTCTGACGGTAATCAGACACTGTCGTGATGAATTGGGGCTGGGAACCATAATGGGGCTTTCCAATATTTCCTTTGGTCTTCCAGCCAGGGAACTGGTCAACTCAACCTTTCTGGCCATGTGCCTTTGTTCAGGCATGAGTTCACTCATTGCCAATCCTGGATCGGCCAGACTCATGGAAACCCTTTCTGCAGCCAGAGTAGTCCTGGGGCATGATCCCATGGCCCAGGACTTTATCCAGAACTACTCATCATGGAAACCTTCCGGAGTTTTGAACAGGGCTTCTGCCCGCGAAAAATCCGTTTTTGCCTCATCCCTGCAGGAAGCCGTAATAAAAGGAAAAAAAGAATCCATTGTCCGCCTGATAAAGGATGAAATCAAGAACGGACGAGGCCCCTTTGAGATTGTCAGCCAGGAAATGATTCCAGCCATCAATATTGTGGGCGAAAAATACGAAAAAAGGGAATACTTTCTTCCTCAGCTCATTCTTAGTGCAGAAACCATGAAAACAGGCTTTGAATTCCTGAAGCCCATGCTGAAAAAAAACGAGGAAGATCAGGGTCCGACAGTAGTAATGGCCACGGTTGAAGGCGATATTCACGATATCGGAAAAAATATCGTCTCCCTGATGCTCAGAAATTACGGCTTCAACGTGGTGGACCTGGGTAAGGATGTTCAGGCCGGAGAGATAGTTGACACAGCAGAAAGACTTAAGGCAAAGGTTATTGGACTGTCCGCCCTCATGACCACAACTATGGTCAAGATGGAGGAAACCATTGCCCTGGTCAGGCAAAAAAGCCTGAATTGCAGAGTCATGGTCGGAGGAGCAGTGGTCACTCAGGCCTTTGCTGACCGCATCAGGGCCGACGGCTACGCAGAAGATGCTGTGGCAGCCGTCAAACTTGCCCAGCAGCTTAGCCGTCCTGGACAGGGAGAATCATGA